Proteins encoded in a region of the Kryptolebias marmoratus isolate JLee-2015 linkage group LG14, ASM164957v2, whole genome shotgun sequence genome:
- the ttc33 gene encoding tetratricopeptide repeat protein 33 yields the protein MASFGWKRKVGERVSRSVVRQFEAEEEEKAEDDDGGSREEEEVDWLHAIKRRREVLLQDCAANSSRLKDEGAQLAEQGRHWEAIKKWDEAIQLTPDNSQLYEMKSQVLTILHEVFPAVKAAEMAVKFQPLWWEGWQTLGRAQLNLGEVDLAVRSFQIAIHLRPSETSLWQDDLNWARTLQKQQAATKEKIRQEEETKNQLLHAPELEQDYDFESDEVLAACVAVAERQTHYEELRRTTVVIDAEGKIQNVVSGEQGSEDPAAPSKEQFVKARGL from the exons ATGGCTTCGTTTGGCTGGAAGAGGAAAGTTGGCGAGAGGGTGTCCAGGTCTGTCGTCCGGCAGTTTGaggccgaggaggaggagaaagccGAGGACGACGATGGAGGGAGtcgggaggaagaggaggtggacTGGCTGCACGCCATCAAACGGCGGCGAGAGGTCCTGCTGCAGGACTGCGCTGCAAACAGCAGCCGGCTGAAGGATGAGGGAGCTCAGCTGGCTGAACAGGGCAG GCACTGGGAGGCCATTAAGAAGTGGGATGAGGCTATTCAGCTGACTCCAGACAACTCCCAGCTGTATGAAATGAAGTCCCAG GTGCTGACCATCCTGCACGAGGTGTTTCCTGCTGTGAAGGCGGCGGAGATGGCCGTGAAGTTCCAGCCGCTGTGGTGGGAGGGCTGGCAGACTCTGGGCCGGGCACAGCTCAACCTGGGCGAGGTGGACCTG GCTGTGAGGTCCTTCCAGATCGCGATCCACCTGCGTCCGTCCGAGACGAGCCTGTGGCAGGACGACCTGAACTGGGCGAGGACGCTCCAGAAGCAGCAGGCAGCAACCAAGGAGAAGATCAGACAAGAGGAGGAGACTAAAAACCAGCTCCTCCACGCCCCTGAGCTCGAGCAGGACTACGACTTTGAGTCCGATGAAGTGCTGGCAGCCTGCGTGGCTGTCGCTGAGCGGCAAACGCACTACGAGGAGCTGAGGAGAACCACCGTGGTCATCGACGCCGAGGGGAAAATCCAGAACGTGGTGAGCGGGGAGCAGGGATCAGAGGACCCCGCAGCACCGTCAAAGGAACAGTTTGTCAAAGCAAGAGGACTTTAA